In Cupriavidus taiwanensis, the following proteins share a genomic window:
- a CDS encoding long-chain fatty acid--CoA ligase, whose product MPNPDRPHFQFWPKRLPPAIVLPETSLWANLEVSALRYADKAAIRYFGNAISFRELQDQATALAGWLQQKAGVKKGDRVLLYMQNCPQFIVSYYAILRADAVVVPVNPMNRAEEFKHYVTDAQARVAIFTADLAAGVEQAQAELEPAQRLQHLLVTQYADALPPAHEHPEDAPPAWLTTPHPLPAGATTWADALGAGLQPGPHTAGPDYMAVMPYTSGTTGFPKGCIHTHRSVMHNIVGGATWSGSGAESVVLSVLPLFHVTGMQYGMNGPIYSGATVVMLPRWDREVAGRLISRYQVTHWTNIPTMVIDFLASPNLAEFDLSSLRYIGGGGAAMPQAVAERLREQFGLNYLEGYGLSETMAPTHSNPSDRPKLQCLGVPTFNTDARVIDPVTLKELPPNEIGEIIVSGPQVFKGYWGKEDATREAFIEFEGKTFFRTGDLGRMDEEGYYFITDRLKRMINASGFKVWPAEVENLLYKHPDVQEACIIGTRDPYRGETVKAVVVLRAHARGKTTPEQIIDWAKDNMAAYKYPRVVEFVEALPKSGTGKVMWRQLQESENARNPAAGTAPAA is encoded by the coding sequence ATGCCGAACCCCGACCGCCCGCATTTCCAGTTCTGGCCAAAGCGCCTGCCGCCCGCCATCGTGCTGCCGGAAACGTCGCTGTGGGCCAACCTGGAGGTCTCGGCGCTGCGCTATGCCGACAAGGCCGCGATCCGCTATTTCGGCAACGCCATCAGCTTCCGTGAGCTGCAAGACCAGGCCACCGCGCTGGCCGGCTGGCTGCAGCAGAAGGCGGGTGTGAAGAAGGGCGACCGGGTGCTGCTGTACATGCAGAACTGTCCGCAGTTCATCGTCAGCTACTACGCCATCCTGCGCGCCGACGCGGTGGTGGTGCCGGTCAACCCGATGAACCGCGCCGAGGAATTCAAGCACTACGTCACCGACGCCCAGGCGCGCGTGGCGATCTTCACCGCCGACCTCGCCGCCGGCGTCGAGCAGGCGCAGGCCGAGCTGGAGCCGGCGCAGCGCCTGCAGCACCTGCTGGTCACTCAATACGCCGACGCACTGCCGCCGGCCCACGAACATCCGGAAGACGCGCCGCCGGCCTGGCTGACCACGCCGCATCCGTTGCCCGCCGGCGCCACCACGTGGGCCGACGCGCTCGGCGCCGGCCTGCAGCCGGGGCCGCATACCGCCGGCCCGGACTACATGGCGGTGATGCCGTACACCTCGGGCACTACCGGCTTTCCCAAGGGCTGCATCCACACCCACCGCTCGGTGATGCACAACATCGTCGGCGGCGCGACCTGGTCGGGCTCGGGCGCGGAGTCGGTGGTGCTGTCGGTGCTGCCGCTGTTCCACGTCACCGGCATGCAGTACGGCATGAACGGCCCGATCTACAGCGGCGCCACCGTGGTGATGCTGCCGCGCTGGGACCGCGAAGTGGCGGGGCGCCTGATCTCGCGCTACCAGGTCACGCACTGGACCAATATCCCGACCATGGTGATCGACTTCCTGGCCAGCCCCAACCTGGCCGAATTCGACCTGTCGAGCCTGCGCTATATCGGCGGCGGCGGCGCGGCCATGCCGCAGGCGGTGGCCGAGCGCCTGCGCGAGCAGTTCGGGCTGAATTACCTGGAGGGCTATGGCCTGTCCGAGACCATGGCGCCGACCCACAGCAACCCGTCGGACCGGCCCAAGCTGCAGTGCCTGGGCGTGCCGACCTTCAACACCGACGCGCGCGTGATCGACCCGGTCACGCTCAAGGAACTGCCGCCCAACGAGATCGGCGAGATCATCGTCAGCGGCCCGCAGGTGTTCAAGGGCTACTGGGGCAAGGAGGATGCCACCCGCGAGGCCTTCATCGAGTTCGAGGGCAAGACCTTCTTCCGCACCGGCGACCTGGGCCGCATGGACGAAGAGGGCTACTACTTCATCACTGACCGGCTCAAGCGCATGATCAATGCGTCGGGCTTCAAGGTGTGGCCGGCCGAGGTCGAGAACCTGCTGTACAAGCACCCGGACGTGCAGGAAGCCTGCATCATCGGCACCCGCGACCCGTACCGCGGCGAGACCGTCAAGGCGGTGGTGGTGCTGCGCGCCCATGCCAGGGGCAAGACCACGCCCGAGCAGATCATCGACTGGGCCAAGGACAACATGGCCGCCTACAAGTACCCGCGCGTGGTGGAGTTCGTCGAGGCGCTGCCTAAGTCGGGCACCGGCAAGGTGATGTGGCGGCAGCTGCAGGAAAGCGAGAACGCACGCAATCCTGCCGCAGGCACGGCGCCGGCGGCCTGA
- a CDS encoding bacteriohemerythrin: MDAKDQLSSAGLPDHLHLGEPVTDATHAEFVQLLAAVAGADDDAFLAAMDAWIDHTRHHFAQEEQWMEAMGFGPRHCHAGEHQQVLAVAVAVRDKVHSDAEFQLGRRLVAELSGWFDHHVKSMDAMMVEHMRENGFTLIEGPATAA, from the coding sequence ATGGACGCCAAAGACCAGCTTTCCTCCGCCGGCCTGCCGGACCACCTGCACCTGGGCGAACCGGTCACCGACGCCACCCACGCCGAGTTCGTGCAGCTGCTGGCGGCGGTCGCCGGCGCCGACGACGACGCCTTCCTGGCGGCGATGGACGCCTGGATCGACCACACCCGCCATCATTTCGCCCAGGAAGAGCAGTGGATGGAGGCCATGGGGTTCGGCCCGCGCCATTGCCACGCGGGCGAGCACCAGCAGGTGCTGGCGGTGGCCGTCGCGGTGCGCGACAAGGTGCACAGCGATGCCGAATTCCAGCTTGGCCGCCGGCTGGTGGCCGAGCTGTCAGGCTGGTTCGACCATCACGTCAAGTCGATGGACGCGATGATGGTCGAGCATATGCGAGAAAACGGCTTCACGCTGATCGAAGGTCCCGCCACGGCGGCGTGA
- a CDS encoding FKBP-type peptidyl-prolyl cis-trans isomerase, translating into MQTTPSGLQYEDTTVGSGAEATAGKHVTVHYTGWLYENGQAGRKFDSSKDRNDPFVFPLGAGHVIRGWDEGVQGMKVGGVRRLMIPADLGYGARGAGGVIPPNATLLFEVELLAV; encoded by the coding sequence ATGCAAACCACGCCCTCTGGCCTGCAATACGAAGACACCACGGTCGGCTCCGGCGCCGAAGCCACCGCCGGCAAGCACGTCACCGTGCACTACACCGGCTGGCTGTACGAGAACGGCCAGGCCGGCCGCAAGTTCGATTCGAGCAAGGACCGCAACGACCCGTTCGTGTTCCCGCTGGGTGCCGGCCATGTGATCCGCGGCTGGGACGAGGGCGTGCAAGGCATGAAGGTCGGCGGCGTGCGCCGCCTGATGATCCCGGCCGACCTGGGCTATGGCGCGCGCGGCGCCGGCGGCGTGATTCCGCCGAACGCGACGCTGCTGTTTGAAGTGGAACTGCTGGCGGTTTAA
- a CDS encoding RNA-binding S4 domain-containing protein — MGRPGKAAVQTITFPLEGEFIALNDLLKLAGVCDSGGAGKALVAAGEVSVDGAPESRKTAKIRAGQVVGLAGIEIRVVAA; from the coding sequence ATGGGCAGACCTGGCAAGGCAGCGGTGCAGACCATCACCTTCCCGCTCGAGGGCGAGTTCATCGCCCTCAATGACCTGCTCAAGCTGGCGGGCGTGTGCGACAGCGGCGGCGCCGGCAAGGCGCTGGTCGCGGCCGGCGAAGTCTCGGTGGACGGCGCGCCCGAATCGCGCAAGACTGCCAAGATCCGCGCCGGGCAGGTGGTGGGCCTGGCGGGCATCGAGATCCGCGTGGTCGCCGCCTGA
- a CDS encoding MAPEG family protein produces the protein MPIAFWCVLLAGVLPLATVAIAKASAPGYDNHDPRGWLERQSGRARRADLAHRNHFEAFPFFAAAVLSATLLQAPQARIDELAMAFIAVRLLYTLCYITDRATLRTLCWTIGYLTVVGIFLLPVFVH, from the coding sequence ATGCCGATCGCTTTCTGGTGCGTGCTGCTGGCCGGCGTGCTGCCGCTGGCGACGGTGGCCATCGCCAAGGCCAGCGCGCCGGGCTACGACAACCATGACCCGCGCGGCTGGCTGGAACGGCAATCCGGCCGCGCGCGCCGCGCCGACCTGGCGCACCGCAACCATTTCGAGGCCTTCCCCTTCTTTGCCGCGGCGGTGCTGAGCGCCACCTTGCTGCAGGCGCCACAGGCCCGCATCGACGAACTGGCGATGGCCTTCATCGCGGTGCGCCTGCTCTACACCCTTTGCTACATCACCGACCGCGCCACCCTGCGCACGCTTTGCTGGACCATCGGCTACCTGACCGTGGTGGGGATCTTCCTGCTGCCGGTCTTTGTCCACTGA
- a CDS encoding cupin domain-containing protein has product MTAPRLIDFKTAPAPSHDRPRPDRLVAGNPDRTTWTHYSAQHGDFDCGIWACEPGAWRIAFPAGKEEFFHVISGRIRISDDSGQASEFGPGDACVIPGGFTGVFQVLDPVRKYFVVIDRDAARPA; this is encoded by the coding sequence ATGACCGCGCCCCGCCTGATCGACTTCAAGACCGCACCCGCCCCCAGCCACGACCGGCCGCGCCCCGACCGGCTGGTGGCGGGCAATCCGGACCGCACCACCTGGACGCACTACAGCGCGCAGCATGGCGATTTCGATTGCGGTATCTGGGCGTGCGAGCCGGGCGCGTGGCGCATCGCCTTCCCGGCGGGTAAGGAAGAGTTCTTCCACGTCATCAGCGGCCGCATCCGCATCAGCGACGACAGCGGCCAGGCCAGCGAATTCGGCCCTGGCGATGCCTGCGTGATCCCGGGCGGCTTTACCGGCGTGTTCCAGGTGCTGGACCCGGTGCGCAAATACTTCGTGGTGATCGACCGCGATGCGGCGCGCCCGGCCTGA
- the tcdA gene encoding tRNA cyclic N6-threonylcarbamoyladenosine(37) synthase TcdA → MNDAAHELAGLPEPLTHESPADDDYHRRFGGVARLYGAAGLARLEAANVCVVGIGGVGSWAAEALARNAVGRITLIDLDHIALSNTNRQIHALGDAYGRAKVEAMAERIVAINPRCRVTQVDDFVTADNVPDLLGAGYDYVIDAIDAVRVKTAMLGWARRQGVPVITCGGAGGQLDPTRVRIDDLARTIQDPLLSKVRAGLRKQWGFTRDPKKKFGIAAVYSDEPLQYPEPEQQACEIDEAPPLEVQPGQSAARGPQGLACAGFGSSVAVTAVFGFVAASAVIGAIARG, encoded by the coding sequence ATGAACGATGCCGCACACGAGCTGGCTGGCCTGCCCGAGCCGCTGACCCACGAAAGCCCGGCCGACGACGACTACCACCGCCGTTTCGGCGGCGTGGCGCGGCTGTACGGGGCCGCCGGGCTGGCGCGGCTGGAGGCGGCCAACGTGTGCGTGGTCGGCATCGGCGGGGTCGGCAGCTGGGCGGCCGAGGCGCTGGCGCGCAACGCGGTGGGCCGCATCACGCTGATCGACCTGGACCATATCGCGCTGTCCAACACCAACCGACAGATCCATGCGCTGGGCGACGCCTACGGGCGTGCCAAGGTAGAGGCCATGGCCGAGCGCATCGTCGCCATCAACCCGCGTTGCCGCGTGACCCAGGTCGACGACTTTGTTACCGCCGACAACGTGCCGGACCTGCTCGGCGCCGGCTATGACTATGTGATCGACGCCATCGACGCGGTGCGGGTCAAGACCGCCATGCTGGGCTGGGCACGGCGTCAGGGCGTGCCGGTGATCACCTGCGGCGGCGCCGGTGGCCAGCTCGACCCCACGCGCGTGCGCATCGACGACCTCGCGCGCACGATCCAGGACCCGCTGCTGTCCAAGGTGCGCGCCGGCCTGCGCAAGCAGTGGGGCTTTACCCGCGACCCGAAAAAGAAGTTCGGCATCGCCGCGGTCTATTCCGACGAGCCGCTGCAATATCCGGAGCCCGAGCAGCAGGCCTGCGAGATCGACGAGGCACCGCCGCTCGAGGTGCAGCCGGGCCAGTCCGCCGCGCGCGGGCCGCAAGGGCTGGCCTGCGCCGGCTTCGGCTCGTCGGTGGCGGTGACGGCGGTGTTCGGCTTTGTCGCGGCGTCGGCGGTGATCGGCGCGATCGCGCGCGGCTGA
- a CDS encoding AAA family ATPase produces the protein MPRLIFFCGHAGTGKTSLAHRLIGPLMQATGEPFCLLDKDTLYGRYSAAAMAAITGDPDDRDSPAYLEHLRDPEYQGLLDTARENLALGISAIVIGPLSREVRAHLLNDPDWLHVPAGTTVRTVWVHLPEDEAHARIIRRGNPNDAYKLAHWDAYRTRRFMPAPVDYPELIFFDNRAPEQADIDALLRALSA, from the coding sequence ATGCCACGACTGATCTTCTTCTGCGGCCATGCCGGCACCGGCAAGACCTCCCTGGCCCACCGCCTGATCGGCCCGCTGATGCAGGCCACCGGCGAGCCGTTCTGCCTGCTCGACAAGGACACGCTGTACGGCCGCTACAGCGCCGCGGCCATGGCCGCCATCACCGGCGATCCCGACGACCGCGACAGCCCCGCCTACCTGGAGCACCTGCGCGACCCCGAATACCAGGGCCTGCTCGACACCGCGCGCGAGAACCTGGCGCTGGGCATCAGCGCGATCGTGATCGGGCCGCTTTCGCGCGAGGTCCGCGCCCACCTGCTGAACGACCCGGACTGGCTGCACGTGCCCGCCGGCACCACGGTGCGCACGGTCTGGGTCCACCTGCCCGAGGACGAGGCCCACGCGCGCATCATCCGGCGCGGCAACCCCAACGACGCCTACAAGCTGGCGCACTGGGATGCGTACCGGACCCGGCGCTTCATGCCGGCGCCCGTCGACTATCCGGAACTGATCTTTTTCGACAACCGGGCACCGGAGCAGGCCGACATCGACGCGCTGCTGCGCGCGCTGAGCGCCTGA
- a CDS encoding glutamine--tRNA ligase/YqeY domain fusion protein — translation MSHDNKPTDSTPAASNFLRSIIDQDLAAGTYAGRQDQQGEPLPAVITRFPPEPNGYLHIGHAKSICLNFGLARDYGGRCHLRFDDTNPVKEDTEYVDSIIDAVHWLGFSWDSTGKDGAAQPHLYYASDYFDQLYAFAETLIERGAAYVDSQSAEQIAASRGNFSEPGKASPFRDRSVEENLQLFRDMRAGKYGDGEHVLRAKIDMAAPNIVMRDPVLYRIRHAHHHRTGDKWCIYPMYDFTHCISDALENITHSLCTLEFENNRPLYDWVLEHLRDSGVFRDPLPHQYEFARLNLTYAITSKRKLKQLVDEKRVDGWDDPRMPTLVGVRRRGYTPESIQLFCDRVGVAKADSWIDMSTLEGSVRDDLDGRAARGVAVLDPLRLIIDNYPEGQSEECSAPVHPKKPELGKRVFPLSRELWIEREDFNETPPKGYFRLFPGNKVRLKYGYVIECTGVDKDADGNVVAVHANYLPDTKSGTPGADSVKVKGVIHWVSAAHAYEAEVRLYDRLFSDPNPDAGGKNFLDALNPDSKQVITAYLEPGLREAQPEDRFQFERHGYFVADRSDSTPGKPVFNRIVGLKDSWGK, via the coding sequence ATGAGCCACGACAACAAGCCTACCGACAGCACCCCAGCCGCCTCCAACTTCCTGCGCAGCATCATCGACCAGGACCTCGCCGCCGGCACCTACGCCGGGCGCCAGGACCAGCAGGGCGAGCCGCTGCCGGCCGTCATCACCCGCTTCCCGCCGGAGCCCAACGGCTACCTGCATATCGGCCACGCCAAGAGCATCTGCCTGAACTTCGGGCTGGCGCGCGACTACGGCGGCCGCTGCCACCTGCGCTTCGATGACACCAACCCGGTCAAGGAAGACACCGAATACGTCGACTCCATCATCGACGCCGTGCACTGGCTCGGCTTCTCCTGGGACAGCACCGGCAAGGACGGCGCCGCGCAGCCGCACCTGTACTACGCCAGCGATTACTTCGACCAGCTCTACGCCTTTGCCGAGACGCTGATCGAGCGCGGCGCCGCCTACGTCGACAGCCAGTCGGCCGAGCAGATCGCCGCCAGCCGCGGCAATTTCTCCGAGCCGGGCAAGGCCTCGCCCTTCCGCGACCGCAGCGTAGAGGAAAACCTGCAGCTGTTCCGCGACATGCGCGCCGGCAAGTACGGCGACGGCGAGCACGTGCTGCGCGCCAAGATCGACATGGCCGCGCCCAATATCGTCATGCGCGACCCGGTGCTCTACCGCATCCGCCACGCGCATCACCACCGCACCGGCGACAAGTGGTGCATCTACCCGATGTACGACTTCACGCACTGCATCTCGGACGCGCTGGAGAACATCACCCACTCGCTGTGCACGCTGGAGTTCGAGAACAACCGCCCGCTGTACGACTGGGTGCTGGAGCACCTGCGCGACAGCGGCGTGTTCCGCGACCCGCTGCCGCACCAGTATGAGTTCGCGCGGCTGAACCTGACCTACGCCATCACCAGCAAGCGCAAGCTCAAGCAACTGGTCGACGAAAAGCGCGTCGATGGCTGGGACGATCCGCGCATGCCCACGCTGGTGGGCGTGCGCCGCCGCGGCTACACGCCGGAATCGATCCAGCTGTTCTGCGACCGCGTCGGCGTGGCCAAGGCCGACAGCTGGATCGACATGAGCACGCTCGAAGGCTCGGTGCGCGACGACCTCGACGGCCGCGCCGCCCGTGGCGTGGCCGTGCTGGACCCGCTCAGGCTGATCATCGACAACTACCCCGAAGGCCAGAGCGAGGAATGCTCGGCGCCGGTCCACCCCAAGAAGCCGGAACTGGGCAAGCGGGTGTTCCCGCTGTCGCGCGAGCTGTGGATCGAGCGCGAGGACTTCAACGAGACCCCGCCCAAGGGCTACTTCCGCCTGTTCCCCGGCAACAAGGTGCGCCTGAAGTACGGCTACGTGATCGAGTGCACCGGCGTGGACAAGGACGCCGACGGCAACGTCGTGGCGGTGCACGCCAACTACCTGCCCGACACCAAGAGCGGCACGCCGGGCGCCGACAGCGTCAAGGTCAAGGGCGTGATCCACTGGGTCAGCGCGGCGCATGCGTATGAAGCCGAGGTGCGCCTGTACGACCGCCTGTTCAGCGATCCCAACCCGGATGCCGGCGGCAAGAACTTCCTCGATGCGCTCAACCCGGATTCCAAGCAGGTGATCACCGCCTACCTGGAGCCGGGCCTGCGCGAGGCGCAGCCGGAAGACCGCTTCCAGTTCGAGCGCCATGGCTACTTTGTCGCCGACCGCAGCGATTCGACGCCGGGCAAGCCGGTGTTCAACCGCATCGTCGGCCTCAAAGACAGCTGGGGCAAGTAA
- a CDS encoding gamma-glutamylcyclotransferase — MGITRQDLESDRLRTSLCSTPVASSLLPEAALEQSLADTLARRPDDPALGGDVWVFGYGSLIWNPMVVHTERQRATVHGYHRGFYLYSRINRGTWDNPGLVLGLDRGGCCHGMAFRVPSHVVEQEFRVLWRREMLTGAYHPRWLRIRVGAAGAPEQRALAFVMNRSHEAYAGRLPDTSVVERLRHATGLYGPAREYLQQTLLGLATNGVDDPYLGRLWRQLQAGDAADAADAAEPAGGQVPDHATLPTSPHETV, encoded by the coding sequence ATGGGCATCACGCGACAGGACCTCGAATCCGACCGGCTGCGCACCTCGCTGTGCAGCACCCCGGTTGCGTCCTCGCTGTTGCCCGAGGCCGCGCTGGAACAGTCGCTGGCCGATACGCTGGCGCGTCGCCCCGACGATCCCGCGCTGGGCGGCGATGTCTGGGTGTTCGGCTACGGCTCGCTGATCTGGAACCCGATGGTGGTGCACACCGAGCGCCAGCGCGCCACGGTGCACGGCTACCACCGCGGCTTCTATCTCTATTCCCGCATCAACCGCGGCACCTGGGACAATCCCGGGCTGGTGCTGGGCCTTGACCGCGGCGGCTGCTGCCACGGCATGGCCTTCCGCGTGCCCAGCCATGTGGTCGAGCAGGAGTTCCGGGTGCTGTGGCGCCGCGAGATGCTGACCGGCGCCTACCATCCGCGCTGGCTGCGCATCCGCGTTGGCGCCGCCGGCGCGCCGGAGCAGCGCGCGCTGGCCTTCGTCATGAACCGCTCCCACGAGGCCTACGCCGGCCGGCTGCCGGACACCAGCGTGGTGGAGCGGCTGCGCCACGCTACCGGCCTCTACGGGCCGGCACGCGAGTACCTGCAACAGACCCTGCTGGGACTGGCCACCAACGGCGTCGACGATCCCTACCTCGGGCGGCTCTGGCGCCAGTTGCAAGCGGGCGATGCCGCCGATGCCGCCGATGCCGCCGAACCTGCCGGCGGCCAGGTGCCGGACCACGCCACGCTGCCGACCAGCCCTCACGAAACCGTCTGA
- a CDS encoding YaeQ family protein has translation MALKSTIFKAELSVSDMDRPYYGSHSLTIAQHPSENDARMMVRLLAFACEASETLAFTRGLDEPDEPDLWDKRLTGDIAHWVELGQPDEARLKRAAARAERVTVYTYNAASAREWWKGMAGKAGKLRNVTVYNVPAEAVDALAALAQRAMRLSVTIQDGDIWVADDDRNVQLTLEVLQRAQA, from the coding sequence ATGGCGCTCAAATCCACCATCTTCAAGGCCGAACTGTCCGTGTCGGACATGGACCGGCCCTACTACGGCAGCCACAGCCTGACCATCGCCCAGCACCCGTCCGAGAACGACGCGCGCATGATGGTGCGCCTGCTGGCCTTTGCCTGCGAAGCCAGCGAAACCCTGGCCTTTACCCGCGGCCTCGACGAACCCGACGAGCCCGACCTGTGGGACAAGCGCCTGACCGGCGACATCGCCCATTGGGTCGAACTGGGCCAGCCCGACGAAGCCCGCCTGAAACGCGCCGCCGCGCGCGCCGAACGCGTGACCGTCTACACCTACAATGCCGCGAGCGCGCGCGAATGGTGGAAGGGCATGGCGGGCAAGGCCGGCAAGCTGCGTAACGTCACCGTCTACAATGTCCCGGCAGAGGCCGTCGACGCGCTGGCCGCGCTGGCGCAGCGCGCCATGCGCCTGTCGGTGACGATCCAGGACGGCGATATCTGGGTGGCCGACGACGACCGCAACGTACAACTGACGCTGGAAGTGCTCCAGCGCGCCCAAGCCTGA
- a CDS encoding YceI family protein, producing MGLRALVLVAAIGITAAHAAPVEYTLDPAHTTVYFSASHFDRSSVRGRFGRIDGRLVYDADSGAGAIDVTVDLASVDTGNRTLDGVLRSAQFFDIAEHPLARLRADRFLTEAGHLSVVEGELTLHGVTRPVRLTAERFRCGEVTLFGVRRQVCGGDFRAEVPRSAFGMTRFLPDVGDIVTLQVAVEASPAASLPR from the coding sequence ATGGGCCTGCGCGCGCTGGTGCTCGTGGCTGCCATCGGCATCACCGCCGCCCACGCGGCGCCGGTCGAGTACACCCTGGATCCGGCCCATACCACCGTCTATTTCTCCGCCAGCCATTTCGACCGCAGCTCGGTGCGCGGGCGCTTCGGCAGGATCGACGGCCGCCTGGTCTATGACGCGGACAGCGGCGCCGGCGCCATCGACGTGACCGTGGACCTGGCCTCCGTCGATACCGGCAACCGCACGCTGGACGGCGTGCTGCGCTCGGCGCAGTTCTTCGATATCGCTGAGCATCCGCTGGCGCGGCTGCGCGCCGACCGCTTCCTGACGGAAGCCGGCCATCTCTCCGTCGTCGAGGGCGAACTGACACTGCACGGCGTGACCCGGCCCGTGCGCCTGACGGCCGAGCGCTTCCGCTGCGGCGAGGTCACGCTGTTCGGCGTGCGCCGCCAGGTCTGCGGCGGTGACTTCCGCGCCGAAGTGCCGCGCAGTGCCTTCGGCATGACCCGCTTCCTGCCCGACGTCGGCGACATCGTGACGCTGCAAGTGGCGGTCGAGGCATCGCCTGCCGCAAGCCTTCCGCGCTGA
- the trxA gene encoding thioredoxin, with protein sequence MSDVTLQNFETEVIDASRQMPVLVDFWAPWCGPCRTLGPMLERLEAEANGQWKLVKVNVDENQELAAHFGVRSIPHVVAIDDGQAVDQFTGVLPESGLREFLSRLAPGQARSPLADALALAAAGNRDGAETLFADAIAADPESDAPRLAYIGFLLDGNAVDRARAEFAALSPRAEQEAGYGALRTRIDAMENAAGLPDAATLAGRIEADPRDLAARLDLARLMIAQQQYEPALEQLLAIVRADRGFDDDIGRRTMLSVFEMLADRPEVVSRWRRQLSTSLN encoded by the coding sequence ATGAGCGACGTCACCCTGCAGAATTTCGAAACCGAAGTGATCGACGCCTCGCGCCAGATGCCGGTGCTGGTCGATTTCTGGGCGCCTTGGTGCGGCCCCTGCCGCACGCTGGGCCCGATGCTGGAACGCCTGGAAGCCGAAGCGAACGGCCAGTGGAAGCTGGTCAAGGTCAATGTCGACGAGAACCAGGAGCTGGCCGCGCACTTCGGCGTGCGCAGCATTCCCCATGTGGTGGCGATCGACGACGGCCAGGCGGTGGACCAGTTCACCGGCGTGCTGCCGGAATCGGGCCTGCGCGAGTTCCTGAGCCGGCTGGCGCCGGGCCAGGCCAGGTCGCCGCTGGCCGACGCGCTGGCACTCGCCGCCGCCGGCAACCGCGACGGCGCCGAGACCTTGTTCGCCGATGCGATCGCAGCCGATCCGGAATCCGATGCCCCGCGCCTCGCCTATATCGGCTTCCTGCTCGACGGCAACGCCGTCGACCGGGCCCGGGCCGAGTTTGCGGCACTGTCGCCACGGGCGGAACAGGAAGCTGGCTATGGCGCGCTGCGCACGCGCATCGATGCGATGGAGAACGCCGCCGGCCTGCCCGATGCGGCCACCCTGGCCGGGCGCATCGAAGCCGATCCGCGCGACCTCGCCGCGCGCCTGGACCTGGCTCGGCTGATGATCGCGCAGCAGCAATACGAGCCGGCGCTGGAACAGCTGCTGGCGATCGTGCGCGCCGACCGCGGCTTCGACGACGATATCGGCCGCCGCACCATGCTGTCGGTATTCGAGATGCTGGCCGACCGGCCCGAGGTGGTGTCACGCTGGCGCCGCCAGCTGAGCACGTCGCTGAACTGA
- a CDS encoding ankyrin repeat domain-containing protein, translating to MTRPAARTRRQALNELLGLVGVLMGGGLLAAQGGQTLAARPAGGAANPPAPRLPRAPATQAPARRDAIGTLDRNLITAASAGDQALVARLLAAGASARAADERGHSALLAAVQSRHTEVARTLMLAGADVNLKDADANSPFLLAAATGQADMVRLALAHGADLASTDRYHGTALIMASQQGHVEVVKLLLKAGIAVDHVNDLGWTALLEAVILGDGSARYEDTVQLLLDAGADANLADREGVTPTRHARQRGYKTMVKMLMRVRGH from the coding sequence ATGACGCGCCCCGCCGCCCGCACCCGCAGACAGGCACTCAATGAGTTGCTGGGGCTGGTGGGCGTGCTGATGGGCGGCGGGCTGCTGGCGGCGCAGGGCGGCCAGACCCTGGCGGCGCGTCCCGCCGGCGGCGCCGCCAACCCGCCCGCGCCGCGCCTGCCGCGCGCCCCCGCCACGCAGGCGCCGGCACGTCGCGACGCCATCGGCACGCTCGACCGCAACCTGATCACCGCCGCCAGCGCCGGCGACCAGGCCCTGGTGGCGCGCCTGCTGGCCGCCGGCGCCTCGGCCCGCGCCGCCGACGAACGTGGCCACAGCGCGCTGCTGGCGGCCGTGCAAAGCCGCCACACCGAGGTCGCGCGCACGCTGATGCTGGCCGGCGCCGACGTCAACCTGAAGGATGCCGATGCCAACAGCCCGTTCCTGCTGGCGGCCGCCACCGGCCAGGCCGACATGGTGCGGCTGGCGCTGGCGCACGGCGCCGACCTCGCCAGCACCGACCGCTACCATGGCACCGCGCTGATCATGGCCAGCCAGCAGGGCCACGTGGAAGTTGTGAAGCTGCTGCTCAAGGCCGGCATCGCCGTCGACCACGTCAACGACCTGGGCTGGACCGCGCTGCTGGAGGCGGTGATCCTGGGGGACGGCAGCGCGCGCTACGAGGATACGGTGCAGCTGCTGCTGGACGCGGGCGCCGACGCCAACCTGGCCGACCGCGAAGGCGTGACGCCCACGCGCCATGCGCGCCAGCGCGGCTACAAGACCATGGTGAAGATGCTGATGCGGGTGCGCGGCCATTGA